The Clostridia bacterium genome has a window encoding:
- a CDS encoding sensor histidine kinase, with the protein MIPVPPDDTAELAEFAAAAARYVAEVQAIKEDLERSAAELRERRTPETVDAAAALAAHAERLASRLDALDAQRREWERRAARAHHRQRAGFSIIRAQEEERRRLARDIHDGPAQLLANVVFRIEVSQKLLSIDRDRALAELEQLKTLVRHSLQDVRKIIFDLRPMALDDLGLIPALRGYLSTFGERTGLATDLIVQGTERRVPPAVEVAAFRIAQEALSNAWKHGDATRATVTVRFEPGQLSVAIEDDGAGFNVAEALQRQGGFGLLSMRERAGLVGGSLDIVSAPGEGTTVLAVIPLQAEGDGWA; encoded by the coding sequence ATACGTCGCGGAGGTCCAGGCGATCAAGGAGGACCTGGAGCGGAGCGCCGCGGAACTGCGCGAGCGGCGCACGCCGGAGACGGTCGACGCCGCGGCCGCGCTCGCCGCGCACGCGGAGCGGCTCGCCTCGCGGCTGGACGCGCTCGATGCCCAGCGCCGGGAGTGGGAACGGCGCGCGGCCCGCGCCCATCACCGCCAGCGCGCCGGCTTCAGCATCATCCGGGCGCAAGAGGAGGAGCGGCGCCGCCTCGCGCGCGACATCCACGACGGGCCGGCGCAGCTCCTCGCGAACGTCGTCTTTCGCATCGAGGTCAGCCAGAAGCTGCTGTCCATCGACCGCGACCGCGCCCTCGCCGAACTGGAGCAGTTGAAGACGCTGGTCCGCCACAGCCTGCAGGACGTGCGGAAGATCATCTTCGACCTGAGGCCCATGGCGCTCGACGACCTCGGACTGATCCCCGCGCTGCGAGGGTATCTGAGCACATTCGGCGAACGGACCGGATTGGCCACGGATTTGATCGTGCAGGGAACGGAGCGCCGCGTTCCGCCCGCCGTGGAGGTGGCGGCGTTCCGCATCGCGCAAGAGGCGTTGAGCAACGCGTGGAAGCACGGGGACGCGACGCGCGCGACCGTCACGGTGCGCTTCGAACCCGGGCAGCTGTCGGTGGCCATCGAGGACGACGGCGCCGGGTTCAACGTCGCCGAGGCGCTGCAGCGCCAGGGGGGCTTCGGCCTCCTGAGCATGCGCGAGCGTGCCGGGCTCGTGGGTGGCTCGCTCGACATCGTGAGCGCGCCCGGAGAAGGCACGACCGTCCTCGCCGTGATCCCGCTCCAGGCGGAGGGAGATGGCTGGGCATGA